tcatttccctaacttctttctcagcctacttatcctttgagtatagaaaggctactgatttgcttgagttgattttgtagccagccactttgatgaagttgtttatcagctgtaggagttctcaagtagagttttttgggtcacttaagtataatatcatatcatctgcaaatagtgatagtttgacttcttcctttccaatttgtatccctttgacctccttaatgttatctaattgctctagctaggacttcaaaaactatattgaaaagatatggagagagggggcagcattgtctagtccctgattttagtgggattgcttcaagtttctctccatttagtttgatgttggctactggtttgctgtattttgcttttactatgtttagatatgggtcttgaattcctgtcctttccaagactcttagcatgaaaggatgctgaattttgtcaaatgctttttcagcgtctaatgaaatgatcatgtggtttttttctttgagtttgtttatgtgatggattgcattgatggatttccttatattgaaccatccctgcatccctgggatgaagcctccttgatcctgttggatgatcgttttgatgtgttcttggatttggttggccaaacttgagaattttattgagtatttttgcatcgatattcataagggaaattggcctgaaattcgctttcttagttggatctttgtgtcgttttggtatcagcataattgtggcttcgtagaaggagttgggtagtgttccttctgtttctatttggtgtcatagtttgaagagtattggtgttaagtcttctttgaaggtctgatagaattctgcactgaaaccatctggtcctgtgctttttttggtcggaaggctatctatgaccccttctatttctttaggggttatgagtctgtttagatgatctatttgatcctggtttaattttggtatttggtatctatctaagaaattgtccatttcctccagattctccagttgtgttgagtacaggcttttgtagtaggatgtgatgattttttgaatttcctcagtttctgttataatatctcccttttcatttctaattttgttaatttggatactgtctctgtgccctttggttagtctggctaagggtttatctatcttgttgagtttttcaaagaaccagctcctggttttgttgattctttatatggttctcttggtttctacatgattgatttcagccctgactttgatgatttcctgtcttctcctctgcctgggtgaattagcttctttttgttccaggactttcagttgttccgctaatcttctagtgtatgctctctcgaatttctttttggaggcactcaaagctatgaattttcctcttagcactgctttcattgtgtcccatagatttgtgtatgttgtgccttcattttcattaaattcttttgttttttaatatttttattttctatgttctttgtttacattccaaatgatttcccctttcccaggtccccccctccccctatgtcccataaaccttcttctctccatccattctccaatcacctccctcctttttttctctgtccttatattcccgtccaatgctagatcaatcctttccagaatcaggaccttctccatacttcttcatgggagtcatttgttacacaatttgtgccttgggtattcagggcttctgggctaattaatatccacttatcagagattgcattccatgtgtattcttttgtgactgggttacctcacttaggatgatattttccagatcaaaccatttgcctaaaaattttgtgaattcattgtttctaattgctgagaagtattccattgtgtaaatataccacattttctgtatccattcctcctttgaggggcatctgggttctttccagcttctgcctattataaataaggctgctatgaacataatggagcatgtgtctttcgttaaattctaaaaaagctttgatttctttctttatttctttcttgaccaagataacattgagtagagtattgttcagtttccatgtgtatgtgggccttctgttgattttattgttattaaataccacttttactccatagtgatctgataggaggtatgggattatttcaatcttcttatatttgttgaggtctgtcttctgaccaactatatgattgattttggagaagtaccgtgaggtgctgagaaaaaggtatgttcttttgctttgggataaaaagttatatatatattccaattggtccaaagcttcaattagtttcactgtctccctatttagtttctgttttcttgatcggtccattgatgagagtggagtgttgaagtcacccacaattattgtgttaggtgcaatgtgtgctttgagctttagtaaagtttcttttatgaatgagggctcccttatatttggagcatagatgttcaggattgagagttattcttgttggatttttcctttgaccagcaagaagtgaccttccatgtctcttttgatgacattaggttgaaagtcaattttatctgatattagaatggcaactcctgcttgttttctaagaccatttgcttgtagaattgtcttccagccctttaccctaaggtagtttttgtctttgacactgaggtgtgtttcctgtatgcagcaaaatgtagggtcctgtttacttatccagtcggttagtctatgtctttttattggggaattgagtccattgatgttaagagatattaaggaattgtggttattgcttcctatcatttttgatgttaattttatacttgtgtggttatctttttttggttttgatgaaagaagcttaatatcctgctttttccacggtatagtttccctcgttgtaatgttgttttccccctattatcctttgtagagctgggtttgtggaaagataatgtgtaaatttggttttgtcatggaatatcttggtttctccatctatagtgattgagagtttcactgggtatagtagtcttggctgacatttgtgttctcttagagtctgcatgaggctctgcccaggatcttctagctttcatggtctctggtgagaagtctggtgtaattctgacaggtcttcctttacatgttacttgccctttttctcttactgccctaagtattctctctttgtttagtacatttggggttttgattattatgtgacaggagatagttctgttctggtccagtctggagttctgtaggcttcttgtatattcatgggcatctctctctttaggttagggaaattttcttccataattttgtttaagttgtaaatcttcactctcatcaatgcctataatctttagatttggctttctcattgtgtcctggatttcctggatgttttgggttacaagctttttgcatttttcattttctttaactgttgagtccgtggtttctatggcatcttcggcatctgagattctttcttctatctcttgtattctgttgttgatatttgcatctatgacccctgatttcttcccaaggttttctatctccaaagttgtctccctttgagctttcttaggtgtttctacttctgttttcagatcctggaagtttttgctcagttccgtcatttgtttgtttgtgttttcttctaattctttgagagatttttgtgtttcctctttcatgaattctgcctgttgatcaaagttctcctgtattttttaaagtgatttttgcatttcctccttattggctacaaacttctgacccatattgtcctgaatttccttaagtgatttttctgtttcccttgtaagggcttctagcttttgatcatttttctcctgaatttctttaagagatttatttatgtccttcatgtgttcctctaacagcatccttaccagtgcttttaaatccaactcttgtttttctattgtgttggggtatccaggacttgctattgttggagaattgggttcagatgctgccatattgccttggtttctgttagtaacattcctacgcttgcctttagccatctagttctcactggtgttagatggtcttattgtcactggctggagcttcaacctattgtggacctttagggctatttctgctacactggatgactgggtttactctagcacagattactgatatgctgccttcctcttttgtgcctttggagccctgctcagtcttgcctcaagaaatgttatacttgggttgtcaaggtgaaccaggtgttctcagactgctgtgttatggagcaaagatggtgtgtgtgtcgggggggtcactccctctgttgattctcacataggatacaggccccatgaccgaccggcttgcagataaacagcctatgttctcaggtcctgagcacaggcagacgcctggagatttgcacccccagagatcttaagctcgggataatacagtacctagtgatgtttttctgtcctggcaggccaCGAAGATGGCCATGGGTAGTTGCTCCCTCTCCTGTTCTCCATACAGGACACAGGCCTCACTActtaccagctgggagatgaaccacctgggTGCTAAGGTccttgggcgcaggcagacctctggcagtttgcacccccagagatctaaagctgagggtgatacagtacctagtgaagctcttctgccctggccgacagcgaatatggccaccgggattctctccctctgctgatctccaggcaggacacaggccccatgcccagccgcctggcagataaaccacctatgtgctcagttcttgggtacaggcagacccctggctctttgcacccccagagatctaaagctcggggtgatacagtacctagtgacattcttctgctccagcaggcagcaaatatggctgcggagattctctccctctgctgctctccaggcaggacacaggccgcATGCCCaaaggtctggcagatgaaccgcctatgtgctcagttcctgagtgcaggcagacccctggcggtttgcacccccagagatcaaaagctcagggtgatacagtacctagtgaagctcttctgccccagcaggctgcgAATATGGCTGCGGGCTTAAGCAAACTTTTACAAACTATTGTTGTGATTAGTTTTCAACACATCTGTACAATCCATTCGTTACTGCATCACCAGCATctggtttaatttttaaaatgttttgtttctcataaaatcCTGATGTCAAAATGTGCCTTCTCACCAACGAAATGTAGTTTACTTCTAATTTCTAGTTTAAAAGTCTTGAAATAGCATACATGTACCAAgactcatatttttcttttgcattttgagATTGTAGTGTGCCAacattttcctcttccctttcatccctGCAGATTCTCCTGTATTCTACTCTCCCTCACATTCAGGACCCCCTTCTTCTATTCCGTcagggttataggactgtttagatggtttatctgatcctgatttaactttgatatatggtatcagtctagaaaattgttcatttcattcagatttccCAGTTTTTTTTAGTATAAGCTGCTtgttgtagtaagatctgatgatttttttcaatttcctcagtttctgttgttatatctcccttttcatttctgactttgttaatttggatacagtctctggGCCTTCTGGAtagtcttgttgattttctcaaagaaatagttcctgttgattgtttgtatatttgtttagatattttcttcatttatatttcaattgttttcccctttccaggtctcctctagGGAAACCCTCtacctcatccccctccccctgcctctatgagaatgttcacacacacacacacacaccttaatgccctgacattcccctacactaaggcatcaaacaccctcaatctccagggcctctcctcccactgatatccaacaaggccatcctctgccacatatgtgactgaagccatgggcccctccctGTGTACACTTTGATTGGTGGTCCAGACTCCAGAAGCCCTAGGGGCTTCTTTTAAATTAGTGTTTCCAACTTTTTCTGAATTTATTCAATTATTCCTCTTTTTTATTCTACTTCTTCTACAAGTAATTAGAGGAAATCTGCATGGCTTATCTCTTGCTCAAAATTTAGATCAATGCATGAGGGAAAAGAATTATTGTTTACCTAATAGCATAAGCAATAAATAGCTCAGCTACACATATGTAAAACATACATTTCAATCAGTGTTCATACATTGAAGTATTTAAGTTATGACCAAGGATTTCTGCTCAcctgaataaattaaaaactcaTTGGGAGAACCCACTGAATTTTCAGAAGACTTATTTTACAAGATTCTCTACTGATTTTCAAAACCAATTATATGATTCATTCTAGAGtatgaaaaatatatacaaattactTTCAACAATAATGGGTACTATTAATTCTCAGTATAAGTAGTAGCGTTTATAGAATTAAACCAAGTGAAAGAGAGGCTATTAAAtcctatttaataatttaaaaactactAACATTCATATAATAAGGGTTTATGGAAACCATATATTCGAACTCTCATATTTTGTTTATTAGCTAGACAGATATAgggtaaacaaagaaaatgaaataatactgTGATTACTTCTATCTAAAAACCCTTAATTTCTTATTTATGATATCATAAATTCAACTCCATATCACAGATTTATATGGCTTTGTTTACTAAGAGctagataaaaatttaaatgggCTGTTATGATTTGTGATTTAAGCTTAGTTACCTTCTCTAAGGTGCAGGTTTTCAttcaaaatagaaattttaagaGAGTATTTTGAGAAGTGAATTTATATAAAGAATGGTGCTCTAAAAATTGTACAGCACCAAGGCTTTAGGAAACGCTGTGTTATTCCTGTTCTGTAAGTTGGAATTAATTCTCAACCTTCGACAATATTTTCATAAGAGTTGTAATTTATTATAGGCATTATTTAGTTCTTCAACTAAAAGTTTGCATATTTGATCTCATTTAATCTTACAAACATGAAATTTtcacctttatttttaaataaaaagtcaaGGTTTAGAGAAATTTTACACTTTTCATTAATTCATATGGCTAGCAGTTGTTAAGTAACATCAGATTACCTGtgaataaagaatttttttcaaaacagaactACATAGCCTATcatgtattaaaatgaaaatatagagaTGGTTTGCTTTTGTcagcataatatatatatatgcatatacacatacataaatacaaaaaatatttgAACATGTCACATTTCAAATATAGTTTCAATTTATCTTATTTACATTGGTTAAAGTTGAGATTTGAATAATGAATTGAATGGAAAACTGATAGCTTTGCACTACCTTTTACAACCTACCTGGAATAATAAAACTTACAAATTATCTTTATTAAATCTTTACAATGGCATTTCTTCACATTAAAAcattctttcacttgcttctatACAACAGCACTTTGTACATCAAGTCTTTGAAAGCCTGTTTTACTTGCTGGTTCCTTAAAGTATAAATAAAGGGGTTCAGCATAGGGGCAATGGAAGTATTGAGAACAGCTACTGCTTTGGTCAGTGATGCCCTTTCATTTGCAGAAGGTTTCACATAGATAAAAATGCAGCTTCCATAGGACATGGAGATGACAATCATGTGAGAGGAGCAGGTGGAGAAAGCCTTTTTCCTCTGGCTGGCCGATGGGAACCTCAGAATGGTGCTGATGATGCAGATGTAGGACAAGATCACTAGGGCCAGGGTGAACAGCAGAGTGACAAAGGCAAAGTAGAAGCCAATCATCTCTAAACTCCTTGTATCTGAGCAGGAGAGCTGTAGCATGGGGAAGTAGTCACAGGAAAAGTGATCAATGACATTAGAAGCACAGAAGTCTAACTTGAGGACCAGCATTAATGGTGGGAAGATGGTCAGGAATCCCGCCAGCCATGAGGTGAGGACAAGGACGGTGCAGACTTTCTGATTCATGATGAGGGTGTAGTGCAGTGgcttgcagatggccacatagcgatcgTAAGACATGGCAGTTAGAAGAAAGAACTCAGACACTCCCATGGAGATGAAGAAATATAACTGAGCCAAACAGTTGTTAAAGGAAATGGTCTTGACTTTAGTGATTATTGACCCCAATAATCTGGGGATGGAAACACTGGTGAATGTAATTTCTAAGAaggagaaattctggaggaaGAAATACATTGGCGTCTTTAAACGAGAGTCAAGCAAGGTGAGGATGATGATGGTTACATTTCCGGCGACACTTAATATGTAAGTTAttaataaaaagatgaaaagtACAAGTTGAAGTTCTGGAGCGTCTGATATACCCAACAGCACGAACTCTGTGATCACAGTGTGGTTTCTCATACTAATGCTTTTCTTTTAACAAAATCTAtggttgaaaacaaaacaaagaactcagTTTAGTAATATGAAAGTTGACTggaataaaaagttaaaagaggAGTTATGTGAGAATAAGGGCTGGGAGGGGAGTTAACTAAACCATGTATATATGACAAAGCCATTTAGTAACCTACTGCTCtataaattaactaaaataatgtatttttaatggAGACTAAGTAGAAGTACTTTAAATTGGGTGGTCAACACTGCTTGGAGGAGCAGTATGCTTCAAATCAAAACACTAGTGCCAGATGTGAAGCACCTCCCTATGAACTGTTGGCCTAGCACACTCCAGACACTATCAACACAACACagactatttttattattcttggtTTCACTCCAAAACTAGAAAGTAATATCCTACTACTGAAGACACTGCATAGTTTACATATAGAATACAGAATACTCAAGGTTTAACTAGCCTGGAAGATTCCATCATGTTGGCTAGTATTGATAGTGCCTGGAAGTTCTATGCAAGCTGTTTAGGAAGAATAGTAATACTAGCCATATTTAGATGTAAACCTTTTGTGGCACAACACTGAACTTactgaatacatatatatgcatatatattaccAGGTCAATAATGAAATGAATGTTCTAAGGGTACCAACTTGCTTCCACATCGGTTTTGAGAGCCACTTTATTGGAGGGAATACATGCTTGTCTCTGTATAATTGGCCAAAAGTCTATGGACAGATAGGTTTCCATTCGTCAATAATTTTTTATGGgggttgttcatttgtttttgacaaATGGGCATGAGAACTGCTTTCTCAATATTTATGTTCATACCCACAGATGAGTGCAGCTCTCATCTTTGGTTTAATAATACCCTTCCAGCAGCAGGGGACAGGTCAAAGTGCTGAAAATAAGTGGCTGCTGAATATTTGGTCCCAAACAGGACAGCTGTCATGCCTCATTACCCACTGGCACCCAGTCAACATTTTAGAAAAGAGGAGATGAACTGTGGGATACAGAGGAGTGCAGAGGGGTTCTATATTCTGGATAGGACATGGCTGTTATAATAGTGAACTCACAACAGCTACAAtttcctaatttaaaaaattattttaatgcaatgcactaaaatatatatatattaccatttCCACAGAAATGATGCAATGGCTCTCTCTCCATCTTAGAATCATTTCAATTATTTGTTCATTCTTCTTAAAGGAGAAACCCCTGATACAGACTGTCTCTAAAGGAAAAACAATGTATTTACAGATATATGTTTCTAAATCTCTCATTCATGAGTTTATGTAAAGCCTCTACATATACCTACAATTTCTATATTTATGATGCTCTTTGAATTATAGTGTTGCAATAAAATCTAGCCACTTCACTTATAGTCTGAATAGTCAGatactgttttctgttttctaaaaatGGAAGGTTTTGCAGTTAAAGTGTGCATTATTAGGTTTTGTGTTGAATCTGATGTCAAATgctaatttataataatttattcagTGGAATTGATGCATGGTAACTATTTTACACAGTAATAGttactatatttttttattcttagcaTAAATCCTCTTAAATATAATCCCAAGAATCACTTGCTTGTGCTTACAGAACAAAAGAATTTATATCTTCTTGGTTACAAAAAGATTATCTTCTAGGCTTTGTAATATAATGTTACAACACATTGACATCAtcataaaagtgcttgctgctatAATTATCTATGAGCATTTTTTCTATAGTAACTTTCTTTAGGGTTGTGTATGTGACTCAGCTGTGTAAATAATTTGCTATTAAggtggaggacctgagttcaatctcttgGACCCAGTTAGAGGAAGGAGGtgctgactcctgaaagttgttctctgacttcagaAAAAAGCCATGGCACATGCATACAGTAAatgtaacaaaattaaaagaaagaaaaagtccttATACATTTAATCTTCAGTTTGCCAGagaataaaaatgaagtcataaGAAAAACATTAATGCAAATATAATATTTTCTCCTTGCTAGAAAAATTAAGCAACATGATTGCTGTGCGCCTAGTTCTGTCCTAGTGTGTGGCAAAGAATAGTCTGCTGTAATGCAAGTTTTCAATGAGTGACATCAATGTGTGACATCATCCATTTTCAATAGCAGGAATAGGAGACTTACATGAaatttttgtgggttttcttatttttagaatctctctatgtagttctgaTTTGTCTGATTTGTTTGGG
The sequence above is drawn from the Apodemus sylvaticus chromosome 20, mApoSyl1.1, whole genome shotgun sequence genome and encodes:
- the LOC127671213 gene encoding olfactory receptor 6C3-like, yielding MRNHTVITEFVLLGISDAPELQLVLFIFLLITYILSVAGNVTIIILTLLDSRLKTPMYFFLQNFSFLEITFTSVSIPRLLGSIITKVKTISFNNCLAQLYFFISMGVSEFFLLTAMSYDRYVAICKPLHYTLIMNQKVCTVLVLTSWLAGFLTIFPPLMLVLKLDFCASNVIDHFSCDYFPMLQLSCSDTRSLEMIGFYFAFVTLLFTLALVILSYICIISTILRFPSASQRKKAFSTCSSHMIVISMSYGSCIFIYVKPSANERASLTKAVAVLNTSIAPMLNPFIYTLRNQQVKQAFKDLMYKVLLYRSK